AGTATCGGCGTCGGCAGAATATGAGCTTGAAAAGAGAATCGAAAAGATGGATGTGTTTCCTGTTGAACTTGTAAAAGGTATTTATAAGCATCTATTCCTCTTGATTTACGCCTATTTCAACCACTTCAAATGTGGTAGTGCTGGTGTTTGTGTTTTGGTAAAAACCTTATTGTTCATTGTATTTCCACAGGGTATTCATTAATAGTGTATGGAGTCGTTATTTACTTGCAGTTTAGTGTGAATTTCTTGGGTGTTGGTTTGTTTGGTGCCATTCATTAACTCACATCTTTGTGCAAGATGTATCATTATCATGCGCAAAATGACTGAAATGAGGACACTTATTGAAGCATTGCAATGAAAAAGATAGGATActgctttgggggggggggggggcactaggGGTCGAGGACAATCATGGTTGAACTTATATGACCAGCCTCCCGGATTTTAACCCCTTATGTGCTctatttttttgacaatttccgaaccaaaagtgcctattttttttattgctgatttcgaATCTGATTGTACTAAAGAGTAGCTAGCCGATGTTGAAAAAATATTGCACCACATACTTAGTCAAATCaacacaataaagtttatttcggaACAATACATAGGAGACCAGCTACCTGCTGCTAATATAAATAAAAACCTTATAAAAAACAGTTGCAGACGTCACATCTTTGTTCCCTTGTGTAGGCTAAGTACCCTTGGGCTATTTCACTCGGGAAGCTTCGGGACTGTGTGGAAAATTTCGAAACATGGAATAACGCAAAGCGGCTTGTTGCAGCTCCTGCACCAAAAGCGAGTttcttttctcaactttttcccGTTTTCTCCTCGCTTCCGACAGCAAATGAAGCATTTTCTTGTTGGTGCTGCTTTGGTTTTGCTTGGCGGGATGTAAGAAGCAAAGTGCCGTTCCTTGAGACGCACCGCGTCAAGCACATCAGACTGTCGGCCGCGCTTTGTCTTTTTTGAAGGATCAAGGTACCTAGTCAGGATCGCCTCAATTAGGGCGAGGCGGTAGTCAAggtggctcatcttctctccgtCTTTTTGGTACAAGACAAAAGAGTCGCTTCATCGCTCAAGTGTCGAAAGATCTTCTTGTAGTAGATCTTCTTCCGTTTTCTAGGGACAGGGTAGTCGGACAGCATCTGATCAGCCTTGTCCACACCGCCCATCGTGTGATTATAATCACGCACGATGCTGGGCTTTGTGACGTCTCACCCTTTCGAATCTTTGAAAGTCTCCATGCTTGCAGTGTGCACTGTGGTCATGACGGAGACTACTTTTTTGTCTCGCCATTGGAGAGCAATACATTTACCGCGCTGGTAGGCTTGCACCTCTCCCTTCTTCAGCTTCTTCGTCTGGAAATCTGGAGGCATGTCTTTTCTCTTTGGTCTCACGGTGCCATACACATCCGTGCGGTGCTGGATGAGGAGGTCGACGAGTTCTGGCGAAGTATAGAAGTTGTCTATCGTCAGGCAGTACCCCTTGCCTAGCAAAGGCTCGATGAGCTTCATAACAACTTTGGTACCCATTGGTGAACAAGGTTGAAGATTTGCTGGCATGCCTAGATTTGTGCCTTTTCCTGTATAGATCAAGACATCCCACACATATCCCAAAGATGCCTCACAAAGCAAGAAAAATTTCAAGCCAAATCTTGCTCTTTTGAGCGGGATGTATTGCATCCATCCAAGTCTTCCTTTGAAGAGCATTAGACTTTCGTCTATTGATGTGTCTCTTTCTGGTATATATGCCGAGCGGTAGTTCTTCAACAATCGCTCCACAAATGGCCATATCTTGCACAGCTTCGGCTGTGGATGGCTACTAAGATCGGTGATGCTGACATTGTCCACAAAGTGCAACATTCGCATAATTAGCAGAAACCGGTGGCAGGACATAACCTCTCCAAAAACAGGTGTAGACAACAACTTGTTCTTGTACCAGTACCACTGCTGTCGACGCTTGTGAACTATTCCCTGCAGTAGCAGGAGTGCAAGGAATACCCACATCTCTTCCTTTGTAACCGGCACCCATTTTTTGAGGCGGGAGTGTTCACTCTGAGGAGAGCGTTTCAATGTTTCAACCGCTTTGCGATTGGTTTCGTCTACCACTAGTGATATGAGTTCATCGTCCAGAAACTGCTGAATATATTCCATAAGGTCATCTGGCGATGACAAGTTGAAAGTCTTGCCTGGAATGGCCAAGAAGGGAAAGCGATGAGGCTTCACAGGAGGATTGTCCACATCAAGCAGGATCCACTTGGTGAGCACTCGCGATGTTCGCTTCCGAGCTGTCTTCATCATCACCGGAGGAGCTGCTCAAAGGAGTTGCATCGTAATTGtgagaccgttcccgcatcatgcgttgcgaactgccgccccgcgccggcctgagcggccatgttgacttttcatgtcacttggcttggtggcttgacgatgggattggctgcccaaagtgccgggggcaacacctaccgtatttattcgaatctaggccgatagtttttttcaaataatcacatacgaaactctagggtcggcttagattcgaggattttaaaaaacgcgccagtttttaaccgaaactgataaatatggtgcatagttagcgccatctagaaaagtcagtatcgcagccgctactagccgcgccagtagccagctgaagtacacgagcgacgtcgccattttgacctgcgtcgtatcggtatggtgcagcatcggtgcgcggtgtggcgttatcgtaatggcaccaaatgggcaatgccactatagtgccgctttctaaatgaatactgtatttactcgaatctaacgcgcactttcaacactaccctaaatctgcgtcggcatttcaaaatggccgactcgcacgcgcgtcgtgcctagctaccgtagcatgcggaagcttcctccgtgtgctgcagtacacgtgtttaggcaatagtctaccgtctgtcttcacgttctcagcgtctgctctatctatcagcatgaagtaccgagttcatcatgatgccgcatttaaaaggaaagtgatcatctgtgcggagacggacggaaatcgggccgcatcacgggcgttcggagaattcgaaacttgcgagcgggactggcgcaaacagaaggagaggattttcgccagcaaagcaatgcggaacggtttcagtggaccgaagcaggacgtaatctgcgacgatccactccggcgatacgatcaggcttggccctatcttgaaagcaatctgcgactggtaaagtccgccgcacgccgtgttttcgccgcgttgaagcgagaggcatgctagcacgaaggcgcgcttcgtctccagcgttttgacagttcgtttccgcggtcaacgagcgaggtgtgttcatgtttgcttgagcgcgtgtgacaccgtgcttgttaatagcggtctactaatttgctaccgcattcgatgcatcgcctttcgggcgaaactgcgactttttttattcatcgcaacatcagtgcatcgggaggaaatctatttttccaaatttttcctcacggaaaacgggtgcgcgttacaatcgaggaagcgtgagaatcgagtaaatacggtagttgtgctagccgtagaggcatcgtcaaacgttcaaaccgggcggaacttcggcatcggtctgtcgttggagggggccacgggagatggtttttgcgtgcgccgcaacgtgcgctccttccaaaaatgcagcatctctaatgcgctggatggtactgaatatagcgcaatgcttgaagatgtcagcagtaaggaagatagcgacgaggctagcagcgatggtgacagaatgagctcggcatgttcaaatttaataaatgctgtttcattttgcgaatgctgtcctcgctttttcgttcggcctacattcgaggtaagttttttttttttcggacttcgaacttttggggggtcggcttagaatcggagtcggcctagattcgagtaaatacggtatgatGTATTTTCAGTTTCCactagcaaaagcatggccttagagatccgTGTTTGCTACCTAAAGCTGGTGTCTATGATGTTTTGGGGccctaaaatttttttttttgcgcataacTGTTCAGTAAAAAGTCCATGAGCGATtacgtcgtcgccgcgcgccgtatgctgtgtatgtgcgagtgaaggcttGCGAGGGTCAGTCGACGATTGCGGTTCAATCTTGTACGCGCGAAGCAGAAAGGCGGGGCTtcggaagcgcgcttcttctgtcgcCCGTGAGGCatggggtgagggggggggggggttactccgatgccgtatcttgaaagcgaaagTGGCATTgaactctggcatcaactgcttACTGTTCCGCCGCGCGCGACCAGCACgggccgtatcttaaaagcgatctgcatttaggggcagagtctaggcagtgtaggtgcgtcggtggcttgtagctttgtgcgtgccgTGTGTTACAATTCTACAATTTTGCTACAATTCTACTTGTCTGCGCCTTGATGCGCCCACCGAAGTGCAACTTGGGCCAAGTGCGCCAAAGCGCCACCTTTGCCTTGGATGCTGCACGGACATCGCAGTAGCATGGCCGAGCCCTCCGTTTGTGGACAGACCCgtggctaagcattccgagcgttggcgacgcggacttcgcgaccaagcttcgtGCATGGAATCCTCGATCGGACACGCAGTTAAGCCTTTCAGCACTCGATGTTTCGGAATTCGCAACTAAGCGCATTGAGCTTCGACTCCTTGGGCTCACGGTTAGGCATTGttgttgcacaaaattgtttTCTGCATTTGTAGTCGCTTTTGCTAAAGTGATGTTCGGTATGACTTCTCATATAATAAAGCTTTTAGTAGGGGGAAAACTCCGAGCAAGCTCATTACAATAGCATTCTATGATATTTTGCAGTAAAGTTGTTACATTGGGCTAGTTAGGAACATCAGCAAAATTTTGTCCTTTCAGGACATTTGTAAGGGTATTTTGCCTGTGCGAATTTTGCATTATCAAATACAATCAGAACAGCTTTGTACGAAACTGAGGACAGCAAGAAAAGCAGCGCTGTGGCACTTCTTCTGCCCTTCAGTGTGCATATGTTTTTCTTCCACGAGCAGCCTGTAGTGCTTTTAACACAAGTTCTTCAGAGCATGTTTTTCATTAGGTGGCTTTAAAAAGACTAACAATTGTAATGTAGTAGCCTTGTTACGGTTTTTCTACAGGACTAGTAATACTGATTTGGCTCTCCAGATTGCAGTTATGTAATTTTCCACCAACAGCATTGCATAGGCAACACTGCTAATGCTGCCAGTGGGAAAAGACACCTCCCCCTCTTGGATCAAATTACATTGGCATGCCACCTATtgctactgctttttttttttttttgccttttgtgGAAGAATTTGACTCTACATAAAGGGAGCAACAATAGAATAGAATACTACATTCAAAGAAGTTGTGTGTGCTGAAAATTACATAAAAATGCATCTGGATCCCTAGCTCAAGTATGGTTACTAGATTGTTCACATTGTTACGCGAGCAATGACATGATGAGAAGCTCAGGTACTGTAGATGATGGAAACATGAGAAGAGGTCAGTTTTGCCTGCACCTGTACACCCGTGTGAAAAAGTAAGAGAACTCTCCCACCTTCATGGTGGTCTAACAAGTGTTTAGTCCTAGTGGAGAAGAAAGGGTAAAGGGATAAAATGTCCACTTTCCCATTACTGCACTTTTTTGCATCTCAGTGGCAATATCATTCCACACCCTCTGAGCACCCCATTTCCTTGTGCCACTGCCTCTTCTCTTCTTTAACTGTTTGTGCACTACCTGACACTACTACTGTAGCTGTTTGTAGAGCTCTTTCTAAGTAGTATCCTGAGAAATACGACAGCAGGGAACGAGAAGAATAAAGGGTTTCGAGGGGGCTTGCTTTTTTGTTTAcagccattaaaaaaaaatgaagtcagGGAAACGATGAGGGAAATTAATGTGTAAcgaattttttttctatatttcaGTTAAACATAATTAATTACCCCTATGCTTGCTctagcttcattgtctgttttttttttttcccccccgaCATGGCTGTATGTGACATTACGGGCTTTCCTGGTTGGAGCCAGAAGCGAAGTTTAAAATGAGGGGTGAAAGTTTCCCTTTTTTGTACACAGGAGTGCTAACTCAGCTGCTGCTTACAAATGCATTGTTTGTTCTATGCCTTGTGAAGGCACATACGTACAAATGTGAAGAGGTACTTTCATGTCGAAAGGAAATTTGCATAGGAGAAAACATGCTGGAAGGTATTTTTTCCTTTATGCATTTGTGAGCGATGGCACCAGTGCGATTTGTTCACAAACACATAGAAGGGATGTGATTGCTGTGGCTTTGTTTTGAGGCCAGAGCATACCCAATGCTTGGTTATGTCACATCAAAATGCACAAACATCACAGCTCATAAGCATTGTTCTTTGTGTGTTTGGGTCTTCATTCTGACCTGCCATTACACGTGTTTCTTGCTAAGTTCTTGTTACCCAGGAGCTTGCTGCAGCAAATTCGGTAATTGCCAAGGACAGCACATCTTTAGTGTTTAAACACTTAGGATGCACTTAGAGAAGCAACATGTAGTTACATGTTGATCTGGGAAGCGCTTGCTCCATGTTCAGTGTTTAACATAACTATATAGAAAATAATTTATGCATTCACTCTCTAGTGGAAGTTAGCTTCTTCTTTTAGTGTGCGGATGTGCATTCCTCTTTGCTAAACAGACAAGTTAATTTGAGCGCTTGTGTGTAGCTTAACTGTGCCAAGTGGGAAGAAGCAACCTATGTTTTAAGATCCAGGTTTGGTGGTAAGGGAAGAATTAGAACCTGCAGACATGTTTGTGTCACATTTGATGACTTCTGTACATGTTTGCAAGCTTCCTGTGGGCCATCTGTGTGAGAATCTTTGCCTTCTTTCCTCTCTATGCAGGGCCAGAGGGGCTGGGCCTCAGCATTATTGGCATGGGAGTTGGTGCCGATGCTGGGTTAGAAAAACTGGGAATTTTTGTCAAAACTATTACAGAGAATGGAGCTGCCTATAAGGACAACAGGTATAAAAGTTTTGCCTCAATTTTTTTTGTTCGCTGCTCAGATTGATGTGTTCATGCTACACTCAGCAGAAATTGCAAATTGGGTGGATTGATTAACAATTAGAAAATACTGAGTTTTGTTATGATTAGGGATCAGCGTTTTCTGTTTAACCGGAATATCCAGAAAGGCATATTCTTTTTCTTCAGGAATTTAGTTTGAACTGCAAAGGATTCATGAAAGCAAATTTATCAGAGTGCTCGGACGAGGATTGGCTTGCAGCTGAGGACCTAAATGTGCTCCGATGCAATGAGCTTAGCCAGGTCAGGGTCACACATGGGCCCCTGCCACCTGAGCaatctttactttttttcttatttgtttccATTTTGCCTATCACCATGATGAAACGAGAAGCTGGGAAGGGGTAGGGGGGTATAAAGAGGAGTTGGGCTAGCCTTGGCGTGGGTTTTAGGGCTGTGGCCACTGCTGGGGATGAACTGTGCAAATTCACTGATGGGTACTGCTACCATTTCAATTCAAAATTTTTAGTTCAGCAATTCAATATATGGTTTCTTCAAGTATTCATAGCCAAACGTTCAGTGTTACTACAATTATTGCAGTACCTTCCTAGAAAAATAGTCCATGCATGTGGTGGCTTTCTACTGCCCACTTAAAGTACCCACTGTTAAAAAGCTGAAGTTTTCAgattatttcaaataaacttttGGCCTTACTACAAATTTTCTACTAGAGAATTAGCCTTAGTTTCTTCTTTCAGCTGTACCTCCGCATATAACCAGTACCCCCAATTGCAGCACCTggtaaagaaaggaaaaagagaaaaaatgcgCGTGGTACAATTTGTGGAAATAACTGCATATAACAATGCTCAAGTATTTGTAAAAATAGTTCTCCCATTTGCGGATGCACGACTCGTCCACATCGTGTCTTCGGCCAGCAGCTCTTTTCCCCATCTCTTCAGTGACATATAATCTTCATCTTCTGCAACACAGTAAAGGGCTACCGTTGAGTGCTCATCATGATCCGAGGTCTGGTTCACCTGCGCCGCGGGCGCTATTTCTAACTACTAACACAGCCAAAATGCAAAATGGCGACCCAAAAACAGGAGAAAGGGTGACCATCATGGAGAAAGAAAATGACCTTTAATTCCTTTTTCCATGGTGACCATGATGAAAAAGGGAGAAGGTAGCTTCAGCTAGAGTGTACCAGCTTCAACACACGGGGTTGGGGTTCCTAGGAGGTAATGAAATTTAGGATGGCGAAAAACTTAGCCTTGAGATGTGGTTTCGCAGCAGCACGGGCCGTGCTGCCGTGAAACCACATCTCAATGCGAACTTTGAATATAACATGCACATTGGCTTTACTGTTAACTTATAAAaattttggtgcgggttatacaGCGCAAAGATACCGTATAGTATTTGGGTTAAGAGCTTTGAAAATGAGACACGAGTGCTTGTATCGGCCATGCTGTCCCGACGTCATTTCAGGGAAAACTCAAGCGTCTGATTTACCCTCCCATGTAAGGGCTGGATACCTGCAATGACGTCATTGCTATCAAGGGCAATTAATTAATGCTGCAATTGAGTGCAGGATTTActgtggattttttttttatagcttACATACTATAAGCCAATATAAGCAGGGATGCACTGCTTTTCCAGCAGTTTCTTTTGTTAGTAAAACGTTGTTAATATACTGCAGAAAGCATTGTTGCTGCCTAGAGGGGCATTTGCTGTGTCAGCCTGAGGGGAGATTTACGCCTTTGTAATAATTTGCAGAATCAAGGTTAAAGCTGCATTAGATTTCTCACCTCTATTGCAGTTTTCTTTGCTGTGTTCACAATGTTTGCTTCGCTAATGTAGTGTGTGGTGCTAttatatttaaaaattttttaaacaGTACAGTAAATTTCAACCACATACCATACTGTGTATTTTATTTTAGTTCAAGCTATAAAAAGAAAATTGCATGCAGCATATAGCACATTTCTGCCGGTTCTTGTGGATTACCGGAAGTGATAGATGTTTCTTGCGCTAGAAATTTCAGTGTCCAGGTGGATAATTAAAAAGGTTCACttattaactttctaattattaaCTTTAGAGCATATGAAATCAAGGCTTCAGCGGAcacccgtctggtcgggaagaaTCATTGAATAAAAATGCGACTCCAaccacaaaagagaaaaaaaaatgtattaaaggggctctgaaccactttttatcaaagtggaggAAGATAttgaggtgaaaataggctatttcagaaatactttgccgtaaaaagtacttcaatgcgttcagcagaagcggagttattggcaatcgaacactgcctccgctgtgctcccccttccttcttcaatgccttgcactgtgaaggctatgGCGGAGTGGGGTGGGGCCACAATGCTCTGCCTTCAAAACgtcaccgtggcacgcagttaaaatttcattttggatgttaatgtagatgccacgacttccgattttggtgcctacgatgcgctaaacataagccaaacgcggttgtcctcggcgagccgcagaacgcttagccagtggactcgtggtggcaccctgcggcggccgcagtgtaaccgaccgcagcgaccaatagcagccacatattggaatgtgctttattacgtaataaagcacacggaagagagtgaggatcatggccgctgttgaaacgagggcgtttgagagaaaggtgactttgcgtTCTGCTTGGgagctccatgcaccgcgtacTACAGcgaaacttggctgagatgttcacagcagcgtatgctacccgcggactatgctatttcaccaagcccgaggggtagTTCGGGCCCTTTTAACGTTTCGGCCGTGAAACAATGTATATGTTTCAATCATGAAATTAAGCCTAGAAGTtgtgaagtcatgtctgcttagcagaaatcttAAGGTGAGCACCATTTTTGAGATATCTGTCCCCTAAATCTGCTAAAAGAAAATGTGTTGGCATTACAGTTAAGATTATCACAAACTGCTTGACGCACGCCTTCGAGAAACTGTTAACTGGAATGCCAGTCTACTTTGAAGCACACTTTAGGGCCAGTTATCTCGAAAGTGGGCCTAGACTTATGATTTAACTCcatggtgtgcgtgtgtgtgtaacaTATTCTGCGTTTTTACACAGAATTGTTACTTTTCTTCTAGAATTCGTGTCAATGACCAAATTATAGAAGTGGACGGAAAATCTCTGGTCGGTGTCACACAAGCCTATGCCGCTTCAGTTTTGCGAAACACATCTGGTCTTGTTCGGTAagtttttgttaacatttattcaCTATTCATCTAAAAACATTTAAAACGCTGctgctctatttttcttttttttcttcttttcaacTGTGTACTAGCTTCCTAGGCCACTGGCCTTACCTGTTTTAAAAATCTGTTTTGAACTCTGGAACTGGAACAAGTTTGTTACAGTCGCCGACCCATTTTTTGGACTCCGAAAATtgggacttgttggatattctggacgtcataaatgcaccgtcagggttcccatagagctaatgcattttcgcgaccgattttttgGACAAATTTAGGCTAccaagttcgattttccggactaaatcgctcgttacGCGCCACGCTACCTgttcttggaggccgccatg
The DNA window shown above is from Dermacentor silvarum isolate Dsil-2018 chromosome 1, BIME_Dsil_1.4, whole genome shotgun sequence and carries:
- the LOC125945564 gene encoding LOW QUALITY PROTEIN: piggyBac transposable element-derived protein 4-like (The sequence of the model RefSeq protein was modified relative to this genomic sequence to represent the inferred CDS: inserted 1 base in 1 codon); this translates as MGGVDKADQMLSDYPVPRKRKKIYYKKIFRHLSDEATXFVLYQKDGEKMSHLDYRLALIEAILTRYLDPSKKTKRGRQSDVLDAVRLKERHFASYIPPSKTKAAPTRKCFICCRKRGENGKKLRKETRFWCRSCNKPLCVIPCFEIFHTVPKLPE